Genomic segment of Thiohalomonas denitrificans:
CGACGATCTGCTGGATCGCACCCTTCCGGACCTCTACGGTGCGGCACTTGCCCACTGGAATCTCGCCACTCGCCGTCGCCAGGGTGAACGCCTCATCCGGGTCTACAACCCGCGGGTCGAGGAGCACGGCTGGCACACCACCCATACCATTGTCGAAATCGTTCAGGACGATATGCCGTTTCTGGTGGATTCGGTGCGGATGGAGCTCAACCGCCAGGGACTGACGGTTCACCTGATCATTCATCCGGTAATGAATGTACGCCGCAGTGCCCAGGGCGCGTTGATTGAAGTACTGCCAGAGGGCAAGGAGGCCGACAGCTCCAAGGCGGAAGCCTTCCTGCATTTCGAGGTCGACCGGCAGACCGATCCCGAAATGCTGGGCGCTCTCCACGCAGGGATCAACCGGGTGCTCGATGACGTGGCCGCAGCCGTGGAAGACTGGCCACTGATGCGCGAACAACTTCATGACTGTATCGCAGCGTTGACTCGTCAGCCGCCACCCGTGGAACCCTCGGAACTCGAGGAGACCCGCGCCTTTCTCCATTGGCTGAACGAGGACAGCTTCACCTTTCTGGGCTACCGGGAATACACCCTTGAGGAACAGGATGGTGAGAAGCACCTGCGCCTGGTACCAAATTCAGGCCTTGGCATTGTCAGGGAGCCGCGGCAGGCGGTCCTCTCCACGAGCTTTGAGCGGCTGACGGGTGAGCTGCGAGAGCTTGCCGTCAGCCCTGCCGCGCTCATTCTCACCAAGGGAAGCTCCCGGGCCACGGTCCACCGGCCCGGCTATCTCGACTATGTCGGCGTCCGGGTGTTCGATGCCAGTGGCCATGTCACGGGCGAGAGGCGATTTCTCGGACGCTATACCTCGGGCGCCTACACTAGCCGCCCCACCGAGATCCCGCTGCTGCGGAGGAAGGTGCAGCAGGTCATGCAGCGCTCGCAGCTGCGCCCCGGCAGCCACTCTGCCAAAGCCCTGCTGAATATCGTCGAGACACTGCCGCGCGATGAATTGTTTCAGAGCAGCCCGGGAGAGCTGTTCGATATTGCAACCGGGATTCTGCACCTGCAGGAGCGCCAGCAGGTACGCGTACTGATTCGCCGCGATCCTTATCATCGGTTTCTGTCGTGCCTGGTTTATCTACCCAGAGAGGGTTTCAATACCGACGTTCGTCTTCAGGTACAGGAGGTGATGCGCGAGGCATTCGACGCCACTCACATGGATTTCGATGTGTCGATTTCCGAGTCGCAGCTCGCCCGGCTGCATTTAATCGTACACGTCGACGGCACCATACCTGATTACGACGTACGCGAGATCGAACAGCGGATTGTCAAGGAGACTCGCTCCTGGTCCAAGGAACTGCATACGGCACTCCTGCAGGAGCTGGGTGAAGAAAAGGGCAACCGGCTCTATACCCGCTACCGAAATGCCTTTCCCTCCTCCTATTGCGAGGAGTATACGGCGCCCGTCGCCGTGCACGACATTCTGGAGATGGAGGCGCTGGAGGGTGAGAGGCTGGCGATCCAGCTCTACCACCCGCTGGAGGCTCCCTCCGGACACTTGCGGATCAAATTGTTTCGTCAGCGACACCCCATCTCACTGTCGACCGTTCTGCCCATGCTGGAGAACATGGGCGTGAGTGTCTCTGACGAACGCCCTCATGAGATCCATCCTTCCCATCGCCCGCCGATATGGATCCACGACCTGGGGATGGAGTTTCATCAGAACGAGCCAGTGGAACCCGACTCGGTCCGCCACCGGTTCCATGAGGCGTTTGCGCGGGTGTGGGACGGACGTGTCGAAAACGACGGTTTCAATCGCCTGGTTTTGCACGCCCAGTGTACCTGGCGCCAGGCAGTCATGCTGCGAAGCTACTGCAAGTACCTGCTGCAGACGGACTTCCCGTTCAGCCAGGGATATATGGAGCAGGTGCTGGTGAGTCGGGCCCAGATCACCCGCATGTTGGTGGACCTGTACCGGGCGCGGTTTGATCCCGCCGGCCAGCAGACCTCGACCGAACGTACCGCGCGCCTGGCCGATGCCATAGAGCGCTCACTCGAAGACATTCCCAACCTCGATGAAGATCGAATCCTGCGACGGTTCTATCAGCTGATCCAGTTTACCCTGCGGACGACCTACTACCAGCGTGGCGACGCTGGCCAAAACCATGTGGCCTTCAAACTGGACGCAACGCAGGTACCGGATATTCCGGAGCCGCGTCCGCGCTTCGAAATCTTTGTCTATTCGCCGCGCGTCGAGGCCGTCCACCTGCGGGGCGGAAAGGTCGCGCGCGGGGGCATTCGCTGGTCCGACAGACCCGAGGATTTTCGCACCGAAATCTTCGGGCTCATGAAGGCGCAGATGGTCAAGAATGCGGTGATTGTGCCGGTTGGTGCCAAAGGGGGGTTTGTGATCAAGCAGCCCCCGGAGGACCCCGGGGCAATGAGGGAGGAGATCGCCGCCTGCTACAGCACCTTCATTCGCGGTCTGCTGGACCTTACCGATAACCTCGCCGGCGGAAGAGTCATCCCGCCCCCTCAGGTGGTGAGGCATGACGATGACGACCCCTACCTCGTGGTTGCTGCGGACAGGGGAACTGCCGCGTTTTCGGACCTCGCCAACAGCATCGCGGCCGAATACGACTTTTGGCTGGGAGATGCCTTTGCTTCGGGCGGATCCACCGGGTACGACCACAAAAAGATGGGCATCACCGCGCGCGGCGCCTGGGTCTCGGTCGAGCGCCACTTCCGCGAAATGGGGATCAACAGCCAGTCGAACGACATCACCGTCGTGGGAATCGGCGGCATGAATGGCGACGTGTTCGGCAATGGAATGCTGCTGTCCCGCCATCTCAGGCTGGTTGCGGCGTTTAGCCACAAATCCATTTTTCTCGATCCCCACCCGGACCCGGAGGTGAGCTTTACCGAAAGGGAGCGGCTCTTCCGTATGGCCGGTTCCTGGTCCGACTACGACCCGCAGGCCATCTCCGAAGGCGGGGGGGTTTTCTCCCGATCAGCCAAATCAGTCCCCCTGTCGCCACAGGTTCGTCGCCTGCTGGGCATTGAACAGGCGGCGCTGCCTCCCAACGACGTGATTCGCGCCATTCTCAAGACGCCGGTCGACCTGCTCTGGAATGGCGGAATCGGCACCTTTGTGAAGGCTTCTGACGAAAGTGATGAAGAGGTCGGAGACCGCAGCAACGACGCTATCAGGGTCAATGCCGGAGCGTTGCGTTGCCGGGTGATCGGCGAAGGAGGCAACCTGGGCCTGACCCAGGCCGCACGCATCGAGTACGCCCGCCAGGGTGGCCGCCTCAACACGGATTTTATCGACAACTCAGGCGGGGTCGACTGTTCGGACCACGAGGTCAACATCAAGATTCTGCTTCGCGGCCCGGTAAGCGAGGGTGGACTCCCGGTGGCGCGACGCAATCGTTTGCTTTCGGACATGACCGAAGAGGTGGCAAACACGGTGCTGTGCAACAATTATCAGCAGGCCGAATCACTCTCCATGAGTGAACACCGCGCTGCCGCCCACCTACCGGAACACAGCGCGTTCATGCGATGGCTCGAGAAACGCAATGACCTGGACCGGGACACCTGGAATCTTCCCGATGATGAAGCACTGGAGGCGCGACAACTGTCGGGTGAAGGCCTGGTGCGACCGGAACTGGCCGTGCTGCTCTCTTACAGCAAGATTGCACTGTTCGACGATTTACTGGCCTCGGATATCAGTAGCGATCCCGGTTTGACGGAGGAATTCAGCGAATACTTTCCGGAACCGATCATCGGGAGCTACAGCAGGGAAATTGCCCGGCATCCGTTACGCCCGGAGATCACCGCCACCTTTGTCGCCAACAACCTCATCAATCGGCTCGGACTGACGGCGGTATTCCGGATCGAAGAGTTGTCGGGAAGCAATGCACCGGATATCGCCCGGGCCTTCATGGCCTGCCGCAAGATTTTCGACCTGCCCGACCTGTGGCAGCGCATTGCATCGATGGACAACCGGGTGGAGGCCCGTCACCAGCTTTACCTGCTCGAAGAAGTCAGCAAGGTGGCACGACGCGCAATGCTGTGGCTGTTGCGAAGCCGGGCGCAACCACTGGATGTGACGGCGGCTGTCGAAACCTACCAGGACAGCGTGGACACCCTTCGTGACACACTGCCGGAGTTGATCGATCCCGCTGATCACACCTACCTCGATCAGCGCAGAAACGAGTTGCTCGACCGTGGTTTGTCACCGCAAGACGCCACCCGCTTTGCCACACTCCCACTGCTGCTCGCCGCACTCGATGTGGCCAATGTCGCCGCGCACCTGCAGCTTCCTATTGAACGCGTGGCACGCCTCTATTTCGCACTCGAAGCCATGCTGGGGATGCGCTGGCTGCGGGATCACATCGGAGCACTCCCGGTGGAAGACCATTGGTCACGCCTCGCGCGGGAGGCACTCCGTGATGAACTGTACCGTCTGCACCGCACGCTGACCGTAGAGGCCCTGGAGACCAGCCCGGGTGAAGCGGACACAAGCGCCCTCGTTGCCAACTGGATGGCGGCCAATACCGAACCGCTGGAGCATTTTCGCCACAGGCTCGGGCAATTTCACACCGCACCGACGGCCGATTTTGCCTTGCTCAGCGTGGCACTCAACGAGCTCAGAAAATTGTCCCGGGAGCACGAAAATGCTTTCCGCGTTTAAGGGATACCCTGACTCAAAACCGGAGAAGGAGCGAACCGATCTTCCGCTGGCAGTCAGGAATCCGACAGCTATTCTGAGGACAGGGAATGCCCGAACCCGCTCGGGTCCCTGGCAGGTGGCCGAGGGATAACACGATGAGACAGGAAGTCACCCGGCCATTCCACGACCTGTATTTGCTCACACTGGGCTTCACCACGGCACTCATGATAGTCGTCACGCTGATGATCGGCTATTCCGTCTGGCGTCACCAAAGCAAGTCCGTTTCAGGCAAAGAGACCTTTCACAAATCAGCATTCGTGGGCTGGATAGGGGTGCCGGTACTGGTATTGGGAATCCAGTTCTATATCGCTGGCGCAAGCCAACCATCCCCGGAACGGATCGGGGTGATCCCCGACAGGGGAGCCCCACTCATTACCGAGTGACACCGTCAGGGCCGGAGCAATGCCTGACAGGGAGCAACAATGCGCGATGGAACGCACAAACGCACCAACCTGTGGCAGCGGTCACGGATGATCGCCGCAGTCGTCGGTTTCGGCCTGGTCATGGCATCACCTCTATTTAACCGGTTGGCCGAGGTGCAGCCAGCCGCGGGGGGTGCCGCGACAGAAGGAAAAGCCATCCCCGAGGGCCGAATGGTAACCGTCATGTTCGATTCATCGGTCAATGACAATCTTCCCTGGGAGATCGTGCCCGACGTGCACAGTGTGCGAGTGCCGATCGGCACCACCCATCGGGTCGGGTACCGGGCCAGCAACCGGACCGCCACGGCAATCTCAGGCCAGGCCATTCCGGCGGTAGCACCCTGGCAGGCGACCCGCTATTTCAGCAAGAGCGAGTGTTTCTGCTTTACCCGACAGACACTCTTGCCGGGCGAGACAAAGCAGATGCCGGTGGCCTTTCGGATATCACCGGAACTGCCTGAAGATATCGATTCGCTGACCCTCTCCTATACCTTTATGGAAGAGGACGACGCTCCGGCAGCGTCGACCGGTATCGCCTCTTTAGTACGGAAAATAAGCCGTTGAACAAATCCCTGGAGGATGTAGTAGATAACGGCGGAGTAGGCTCCCAGATAACCGAAGTCAAAACAGGAGTGTAGAGGCCAGGCCATGCGGGCACTCATCGGCATCGGTGTCGTTCTCCTCAGCGCCCTTTGTCTGCAGTTGGGGTTCTGGCAGTTACACCGGGCAGAAGAGGCAGAGGTGCGAAGTGCAATGGTACGGGAACAGGCGAACCGTGAGCCGGTGTTCATCAAGGGCGTTGAGACTGCGGGCGCCGAACTGTTCTATCGGCGAGCGCTCGCGAGAGGCCGGTTCGAGATGAAACACCGTTTTTGGGTCGAAGGGCGCAGACCGGATGGCCGGCAGGGTTTGCAGTACATCGTGCCACTGCACATCGCCGGCAGTGAGCTGCGTGTGCTGGTAAACCGGGGCTGGGTGGCCCGTCCCGAAACATCGGTTACCCGGGCTCGACAACCTGCCGAAATCGAAGGCCTGCTTGTGCGCCCCGCCGTTCCCACACTCCAGCTAACCGACTCGAACAAGGCCTTTGGTGATCGGTGGCCCTATCTGGATCCGGAACGCTATGCCAGGAGCCATAACGTTGCAGTGGCGCCGTTTGTACTGGTGGAGGATTCGCGGCTGGCAGGAGAACTGCTGAAAGCGGAGCTGGGCCGCGCCGACAAGAGGGGCATGCATATCGGCTACGCCCTGCAGTGGTTTGCGTTTGCCGTATTACTGTTGCTGTTCCTCGCGGTGCTGGGAAAAAACCGCCAAAGAGAGACGCCATGATGTCCGACAAGCGCTTCCCCAGCTGCCGGCGAACGGCCGGTTGCGGGGCAGGTGCAAACCATCGCAGAAGAGCGGAGCGGGTATGCCGCTGAGTGATGCCGTCTGCGCAACGCCCGCTGCTTCCTGGAGGCGCTACCTTTCGCTGACAAAACCCCGCATTGTCGGCTTGATGCTCTTCACAGCCCTGGTGGGAATGTTCCTGGCCATCGACGACTCCGCCATGCCATGGAGCCGGATCCTGTTCGGCCTGCTCGGCATCGGGCTGGCAGCCGGCGCCGGTGCAGTCATTAATCACCTGCTGGATGCGCATATCGACGCCATCATGGAGCGGACACGACACCGGCCAATGCCTTCGGGACAGATCGGCAGCACTGGCGCCCTGGGTTTCGCTCTCATCCTTGCGGTGAGTGCAATGGCCATTCTGACGGGCCTGGTCAATGTATTGACTGCGGCACTTACCTTCACCGCCATGATCGGCTATGCCGTCCTCTACACCGCCTTTCTCAAGCGCTCCACGCCGCAGAATATCGTCTGGGGTGGTGCAGCCGGGGCATCCCCACCGCTGCTGGGTGCCGCAGCGGTCACGGGAGAGGTCACCCTGGATGCGCTGCTGCTTTCGTTGATTATCTTTGTCTGGACGCCGCCGCATTTCTGGCCGCTGGCAATCCATCGCGTCGACGACTATCGCCACGCCAAAATCCCCATGCTTCCCGTCACCCACGGCCTGCACTTCACGAAGACCCAGGTCCTGCTCTACAGCATCATGCTGATGGCCGTCGCCCTGCTGCCCTTCGTCACCCGCAGCGCCGGAATACTCTACCTGCTCGGAGTGATCCCGCTGGGACTGGGCTTCATCTGGCACGCCTGGCGTCTCTATCGCGGCGAGCGTGACGAACACGCGATGGTCACTTTTCGCTACTCCATCCTCTACCTGTTCGGTCTGTTCGCACTGCTACTTGCCGACCACTGGGCACTGTAAGCGCACCCAAGCCGCCCTCCGTTGCGCTCAATCAGCTACGGCCACTACCCCGTTAGGGTTAGCGCCGGGGAGCTACTTGATTCCCAAATGCTGGAGGTCGAAAATCCTTCGCTTTGCAGGGGAATTATTCCCAGGGAAACACTTTGATCCAATTTACCCATATCTAACGTGGGCGGAGCATCGAGGGGGAGCCGTTTTCAATTCCGGAAAAGAAGAAGGAACAACCAATGAAGAGAATCAACGGGCTGCTATCGGCGAGCCTTTTTACACTGGCAATTCTACTGGTACTCCCGACCACCGCCATGGCGGCAACACCCTCCCTTCCTGAAATGATCGATCAGGCGGGCGCACAGCGCATGCTGTCACAGCGCATCGTCAAGGCCTATTCGCAGCTGGTGATCGACGTCGACAAAAGCGAAGCACGCTCACAGCTGAAAGAGGCGGTGACACGGTTTGGGGAGCAACTGAAAAGGCTTGAACAGAATGCACCCAATGATGACGTGCGTACAGCTCTGTCGAACGTCCGCCGTCTATGGGGTCCATTCAAGTCCATTGCAACCGGCCCTGCGAACCGGGAAGGGATGTTACTTCTGTCAAACAGCGATGGAAAACTCCTGGCGGCTGCCCACGACGTGGTCATCAAGCTTCAAAACACGTCCGGAATGCCGCAAGCGCAACTCGTCAACACTGCCGGACGCCAGCGAATGCTTTCGCAGCGTATTGCAAAACTCTACGTGCTCATTAGTAGCGGCATCCAGGATGCCGGGATTCGCGAGGAATTGCAGCGCGCACGTTATGAGTTCGAGGGTGCAATGGCCGATCTGAAATCCGCTCCCGAAAACACCCTGGAAATCCAGCAGGGACTTGCCGAGGTAGAACGGCAGTGGATCGTCTTCCGGATGAGTTTTCAACTGAAAGACGACGAACACATTCCCCTTCTGGTCACCCGCTCCGCAGAAAAGATCCTCAACCAGATGCACCGTGTAACGGGGATGTATGCACAGCTCGATGCCCGCTGAAGTCAATAACAGCTACGGCCACTTACCGGCCGAGTAACCTCAACACTAATGGGAGAGGGTAGGAATTAGCCGTCGCCAAACCTATCTGCTCCCCTCATTCTATTCGTCCGTCTTCTCCCCATATCCGTTTTTTTTGACAGGCATAGCGATGTGATACGGAACCGCAACTCCGTCACGTGGCAATGATGGAAGCCTGAGCCCCGGGAGTTCCTATCGCTTGGATTTGTTTACTGAACCTTTTTACTTCCGTTCCCTTTTGAGCCTTTCAGCTTCTTCGATAACTTCTCTCCCTGTCTTGCCATTCAGCACATCCTTCATTTGTCCTCTGGTCGTGATGATGCTTGAAGCCCCCTCCTTCAGGAACTCTTCCAGGCTTTGCTGACTGAATGCCAGCACTTGTACTGCGTCATCGAAATGGAGCTGTTGATCCGGCGTCAATGATTGACGCACCTCCTCTATTGAGGTTGCCATCGCCTGATCACTGCTCGCGTCTATCTTCGGTTCACTGCATCCCAAGACGAGGAGCACAATGAATGGTATTAGCATTGATTTGTTACGCATTTCTTCTCCTTTTGGCCTTGGCGAAATAGCTACATCCAAGTCGCGCCCACGCACCAGTCTGTGGAAAATTACGACACGTAGCCAATTCCGGGCTTCGGGAAGTGATCTCGTGAGGTCCTGTCCTTTGGAGGAAAGCGGTCACAAATCAGCCTCGATTTAGACACGATCCATAATTTTAGTGATATTCTAACCATAAATGAGATAGGATTTGTTCGCCGAACCCTCGCTAAAGGAATCCCGGCAAGGAACAGAATTGTGGATCGTTTACATTCGGAGCCAACAATGAAGGACATGATTCTCCGGTCTGCCTCGCTCGTCTTCCTCTCGCTTTTCTTTGCCACGGCCGCTCCCGCAGCCTCGGCACCCGACGCAGTCTGGTCGGTAGAAGGAGGGGAGCTCCGCCTGGAGCAGCTGCGCGGCAAGGTCGTCTACCTGGATTTCTGGGCTTCCTGGTGCGCGCCGTGCCGCAAGTCGTTTCCCTTCATGAACGAGTTGCAGACGCGATATGGCGAACAGGGGCTGGTGGTCGTGGCCGTCAATCTGGACAAGGATCGCAAACTGGTCGAGCAGTTTCTTGCCAAATACCCGGCACAGTTTACCGTCGCCTATGACCCAAAGGGGGAAACAGCGGAACGTTTCGGGTTAAAAGGTATGCCCAGCAGTTATTTGATCGATCGGGACGGTGAAATACGCCTGTCACACGTCGGTTTTCGGGATGAAGACAGCCGCGAACTGGAGGCGGGCATCCGGAATGTTCTGGAACATTGAGTGGGTTAGAGGAAATTAGCCATGCGCGTAATCATAACGGGCACTGTACTCGTTCTTGCCCTGCTTCAGGGCGGGTGCGCCTTCGAACCGGTCCAGCCTTGGGAAAAGGATCTGCTGGCGAAAAGGGCGATGCAGCTCGACGGGTATCCGATTGATCAATACCTGGACGATCATATCTATTACAGCAAGGAAGGATCGTCCGGTGGACAGGCCGTTGGTGGTGGAGGCTGCGGATGCAACTGAAAAAAGAGTCCAAATCGGTTCGCGGTGCCCTGGCGCTGGCGACATGCTCGCTTCTGACCGGGACCTCACAAGGGGTGAATGCCGCCTCCGAGGAGAAGTGGGAAGTCGATTCGGCGGTGCTGCTCTATTCGGAAGGCAGTGATCGCGTGAGCGTTATTGAGCCGGTGGTTGGCTTGCGTAAGTCTTTGGGCGATGACGAGTACGTCGGAGTACGCCTGGTGGTCGACACCCTGACCGGATCATCACCAAACGGTGCGATTCCGACGGACGAGGTGCAGACTTTCACCACGCCTTCGGGCAATTCCAGCTACACCGCGGGGCCCGGCGAGACACCGCTTGACCCGACGTTTCGGGATACCCGCGTCGCACTGAGCGGCGAATGGGAGAAACCCTTGAGCGAGCGCCTCAAGGGTATCTTCTCGGCCAACTTCTCCACCGAGCATGATTACCAGTCCGCGGGAATTTCCGCGACGCTGGCGCGCGACTTCAACAACCGCAACACCACTCTCTCGGCAGGGGCTTCCTTCAGCCAGGACACCATCGAACCGGAGGGTGGGGCACCGGTCGGGCTGACCCCCATGCCGGCATTCCCCGACGTGAAGGAGACGCAAAGCACCAGCGAGGACAAGACCGTGTCCGAGCTTCTGCTGGGTGTCACCCAGGTCGTGAACCGACGCACC
This window contains:
- a CDS encoding cytochrome c oxidase assembly protein; the protein is MRDGTHKRTNLWQRSRMIAAVVGFGLVMASPLFNRLAEVQPAAGGAATEGKAIPEGRMVTVMFDSSVNDNLPWEIVPDVHSVRVPIGTTHRVGYRASNRTATAISGQAIPAVAPWQATRYFSKSECFCFTRQTLLPGETKQMPVAFRISPELPEDIDSLTLSYTFMEEDDAPAASTGIASLVRKISR
- a CDS encoding DUF3570 domain-containing protein, which produces MQLKKESKSVRGALALATCSLLTGTSQGVNAASEEKWEVDSAVLLYSEGSDRVSVIEPVVGLRKSLGDDEYVGVRLVVDTLTGSSPNGAIPTDEVQTFTTPSGNSSYTAGPGETPLDPTFRDTRVALSGEWEKPLSERLKGIFSANFSTEHDYQSAGISATLARDFNNRNTTLSAGASFSQDTIEPEGGAPVGLTPMPAFPDVKETQSTSEDKTVSELLLGVTQVVNRRTLMQFNYTYGIDDGYLSDPYKLLSVTDGAGDVTGYLYENRPDERSRQTIFWRTLHHLSDDVADVSYRYYWDDWDLNSHTLDLRYRHELGSGHYLQPHVRWYKQSAAEFYHFKLDEGNIPTYASADYRLGNMTTNTFGLKYGVASSDKQEYSVRLEYMTQSDDDGEFEDVDAVLLQANYSFLF
- a CDS encoding SURF1 family protein, producing the protein MRALIGIGVVLLSALCLQLGFWQLHRAEEAEVRSAMVREQANREPVFIKGVETAGAELFYRRALARGRFEMKHRFWVEGRRPDGRQGLQYIVPLHIAGSELRVLVNRGWVARPETSVTRARQPAEIEGLLVRPAVPTLQLTDSNKAFGDRWPYLDPERYARSHNVAVAPFVLVEDSRLAGELLKAELGRADKRGMHIGYALQWFAFAVLLLLFLAVLGKNRQRETP
- a CDS encoding NAD-glutamate dehydrogenase; translation: MGLPRTTEEKKHSLVDQVVTRIRDKCPAPQAIPIEAFSREYYRRVGPDDLLDRTLPDLYGAALAHWNLATRRRQGERLIRVYNPRVEEHGWHTTHTIVEIVQDDMPFLVDSVRMELNRQGLTVHLIIHPVMNVRRSAQGALIEVLPEGKEADSSKAEAFLHFEVDRQTDPEMLGALHAGINRVLDDVAAAVEDWPLMREQLHDCIAALTRQPPPVEPSELEETRAFLHWLNEDSFTFLGYREYTLEEQDGEKHLRLVPNSGLGIVREPRQAVLSTSFERLTGELRELAVSPAALILTKGSSRATVHRPGYLDYVGVRVFDASGHVTGERRFLGRYTSGAYTSRPTEIPLLRRKVQQVMQRSQLRPGSHSAKALLNIVETLPRDELFQSSPGELFDIATGILHLQERQQVRVLIRRDPYHRFLSCLVYLPREGFNTDVRLQVQEVMREAFDATHMDFDVSISESQLARLHLIVHVDGTIPDYDVREIEQRIVKETRSWSKELHTALLQELGEEKGNRLYTRYRNAFPSSYCEEYTAPVAVHDILEMEALEGERLAIQLYHPLEAPSGHLRIKLFRQRHPISLSTVLPMLENMGVSVSDERPHEIHPSHRPPIWIHDLGMEFHQNEPVEPDSVRHRFHEAFARVWDGRVENDGFNRLVLHAQCTWRQAVMLRSYCKYLLQTDFPFSQGYMEQVLVSRAQITRMLVDLYRARFDPAGQQTSTERTARLADAIERSLEDIPNLDEDRILRRFYQLIQFTLRTTYYQRGDAGQNHVAFKLDATQVPDIPEPRPRFEIFVYSPRVEAVHLRGGKVARGGIRWSDRPEDFRTEIFGLMKAQMVKNAVIVPVGAKGGFVIKQPPEDPGAMREEIAACYSTFIRGLLDLTDNLAGGRVIPPPQVVRHDDDDPYLVVAADRGTAAFSDLANSIAAEYDFWLGDAFASGGSTGYDHKKMGITARGAWVSVERHFREMGINSQSNDITVVGIGGMNGDVFGNGMLLSRHLRLVAAFSHKSIFLDPHPDPEVSFTERERLFRMAGSWSDYDPQAISEGGGVFSRSAKSVPLSPQVRRLLGIEQAALPPNDVIRAILKTPVDLLWNGGIGTFVKASDESDEEVGDRSNDAIRVNAGALRCRVIGEGGNLGLTQAARIEYARQGGRLNTDFIDNSGGVDCSDHEVNIKILLRGPVSEGGLPVARRNRLLSDMTEEVANTVLCNNYQQAESLSMSEHRAAAHLPEHSAFMRWLEKRNDLDRDTWNLPDDEALEARQLSGEGLVRPELAVLLSYSKIALFDDLLASDISSDPGLTEEFSEYFPEPIIGSYSREIARHPLRPEITATFVANNLINRLGLTAVFRIEELSGSNAPDIARAFMACRKIFDLPDLWQRIASMDNRVEARHQLYLLEEVSKVARRAMLWLLRSRAQPLDVTAAVETYQDSVDTLRDTLPELIDPADHTYLDQRRNELLDRGLSPQDATRFATLPLLLAALDVANVAAHLQLPIERVARLYFALEAMLGMRWLRDHIGALPVEDHWSRLAREALRDELYRLHRTLTVEALETSPGEADTSALVANWMAANTEPLEHFRHRLGQFHTAPTADFALLSVALNELRKLSREHENAFRV
- a CDS encoding DUF6694 family lipoprotein; translation: MRNKSMLIPFIVLLVLGCSEPKIDASSDQAMATSIEEVRQSLTPDQQLHFDDAVQVLAFSQQSLEEFLKEGASSIITTRGQMKDVLNGKTGREVIEEAERLKRERK
- a CDS encoding cytochrome c oxidase subunit II: MRQEVTRPFHDLYLLTLGFTTALMIVVTLMIGYSVWRHQSKSVSGKETFHKSAFVGWIGVPVLVLGIQFYIAGASQPSPERIGVIPDRGAPLITE
- the cyoE gene encoding heme o synthase, which produces MPLSDAVCATPAASWRRYLSLTKPRIVGLMLFTALVGMFLAIDDSAMPWSRILFGLLGIGLAAGAGAVINHLLDAHIDAIMERTRHRPMPSGQIGSTGALGFALILAVSAMAILTGLVNVLTAALTFTAMIGYAVLYTAFLKRSTPQNIVWGGAAGASPPLLGAAAVTGEVTLDALLLSLIIFVWTPPHFWPLAIHRVDDYRHAKIPMLPVTHGLHFTKTQVLLYSIMLMAVALLPFVTRSAGILYLLGVIPLGLGFIWHAWRLYRGERDEHAMVTFRYSILYLFGLFALLLADHWAL
- a CDS encoding DUF4266 domain-containing protein; its protein translation is MRVIITGTVLVLALLQGGCAFEPVQPWEKDLLAKRAMQLDGYPIDQYLDDHIYYSKEGSSGGQAVGGGGCGCN
- a CDS encoding TlpA family protein disulfide reductase, producing MKDMILRSASLVFLSLFFATAAPAASAPDAVWSVEGGELRLEQLRGKVVYLDFWASWCAPCRKSFPFMNELQTRYGEQGLVVVAVNLDKDRKLVEQFLAKYPAQFTVAYDPKGETAERFGLKGMPSSYLIDRDGEIRLSHVGFRDEDSRELEAGIRNVLEH
- a CDS encoding type IV pili methyl-accepting chemotaxis transducer N-terminal domain-containing protein, which gives rise to MKRINGLLSASLFTLAILLVLPTTAMAATPSLPEMIDQAGAQRMLSQRIVKAYSQLVIDVDKSEARSQLKEAVTRFGEQLKRLEQNAPNDDVRTALSNVRRLWGPFKSIATGPANREGMLLLSNSDGKLLAAAHDVVIKLQNTSGMPQAQLVNTAGRQRMLSQRIAKLYVLISSGIQDAGIREELQRARYEFEGAMADLKSAPENTLEIQQGLAEVERQWIVFRMSFQLKDDEHIPLLVTRSAEKILNQMHRVTGMYAQLDAR